In the Magnolia sinica isolate HGM2019 chromosome 15, MsV1, whole genome shotgun sequence genome, one interval contains:
- the LOC131227590 gene encoding MACPF domain-containing protein At1g14780-like isoform X1 — protein MNGIVERALKCLGRGFDVTSDFRLKFCKGEDKLVLINGSETRDLSVPGFGIYKNISVDVKCDKGDRIRLQSDVLQFNQMSALFNQMNSLAGKVPSGYFNAMFGFDSGTMAKDASETKCLALDGYFISLFNLRLDHSPLILCDHVRNAVPNSWDPRALARFIEKYGTHIVTGLSVGGQDVVFVRQNQSSNLQPSELKKHLDKLGEQLFTGTCTLSPLRLKSKEYKNKVPHAFNVFDHQPVLIDSFASLPVTKDGITVIWSKRGGDAMAQSHCEWLLTVPSMPDAINFTFIPITSLLKGVPGRGFLSHAINLYLRYKPPIADLEYFLDFQCPKMWAPIHSDLPLVRTNKATPSEALQFNLMGPKLYVNTAQVIVKRQPVTGMRLYLEGRKSNRLAIHLEHLSNIPAVLRDNNDGTLMWRGSDEIADERYFEPVQWKKFSHVCTAPVKYNPGWAHDPDTAFVVTGAQLQVLKYESKNVLHLRLLFSKVSSCGVYRSVWQQGPSDTSQKFSLLSAISTSITGFSDKEKQPPIVIVDSGVFPTGPPMPVQAQKHLKFVDTSHVCKGAQDSPGHWLVSGAKLDLVKGKICVHVKFSLLNFSSTCK, from the exons atgaatggGATAGTAGAGAGAGCTCTGAAGTGTTTGGGGAGAGGATTCGACGTGACGTCGGATTTCAGACTGAAATTTTGCAAGGGAGAAGATAAGCTGGTCCTGATCAATGGGTCTGAAACAAGAGATCTCTCAGTTCCCGGATTCGGCATCTACAAGAACATCTCTGTCGACGTTAAATGCGACAAAGGAGATCGAATCCGCCTTCAATCCGATGTTCTTCAATTCAATCAG ATGTCAGCTCTATTCAATCAGATGAATTCGCTGGCTGGGAAGGTTCCGAGCGGGTATTTCAATGCAATGTTTGGATTCGATAGTGGGACAATGGCCAAAGATGCATCAGAGACGAAATGTCTGGCCCTCGACGGATATTTCATCTCCCTCTTCAATCTACGGCTCGATCACTCTCCACTCATCCTATGTGACCATGTCAGGAACGCCGTTCCCAACAGCTGGGACCCACGTGCTCTTGCAAG GTTCATTGAAAAATATGGGACCCACATCGTCACAGGCCTGAGTGTTGGAGGGCAGGATGTAGTTTTTGTGAGACAAAATCAATCATCTAACTTGCAACCATCTGAGCTCAAGAAGCACTTAGATAAGCTTGGGGAGCAGTTGTTTACTGGGACATGCACCCTTTCCCCTCTTCGTTTGAAATCAAAGGAGTACAAAAATAAGGT TCCACATGCTTTCAATGTCTTTGATCATCAACCCGTGCTTATTGATAGCTTTGCATCCTTGCCAGTGACTAAAGAT GGAATTACGGTGATATGGTCCAAAAGAGGAGGGGATGCAATGGCCCAAAGCCACTGCGAGTGGCTCCTGACCGTCCCTTCAATGCCTGATGCTATCAACTTCACCTTCATTCCTATCACCTCTCTCCTCAAAGGCGTTCCTGGCAGAGGCTTCCTATCTCATGCCATCAACCTCTACCTACGTT ACAAGCCTCCAATAGCTGATTTAGAGTACTTCCTAGACTTCCAATGTCCCAAGATGTGGGCCCCTATTCACAGCGACCTCCCTTTGGTCCGAACAAACAAAGCTACCCCATCTGAAGCCCTCCAATTCAACTTGATGGGCCCAAAGCTATACGTCAATACGGCTCAG GTAATTGTGAAGAGACAACCCGTGACAGGAATGAGATTGTATTTGGAAGGCAGGAAATCCAACAG GTTAGCCATCCACCTTGAACATCTATCAAACATCCCGGCAGTCCTCAGAGACAATAACGACGGCACGCTGATGTGGCGCGGGTCCGATGAAATCGCCGACGAGAGGTACTTCGAACCGGTGCAATGGAAGAAATTCTCACACGTATGCACCGCACCAGTAAAATACAATCCAGGGTGGGCCCACGACCCAGACACCGCATTCGTGGTTACCGGGGCCCAACTACAGGTATTGAAGTACGAGTCGAAGAACGTGCTCCACCTACGGCTCTTGTTTTCCAAGGTATCGAGCTGCGGCGTCTATCGATCGGTCTGGCAACAAGGACCGTCGGATACCTCTCAAAAGTTTAGCTTGTTATCAGCTATTAGCACGTCCATAACTGGGTTTTCTGATAAAGAGAAGCAACCGCCTATCGTGATCGTTGATTCGGGTGTGTTCCCGACGGGCCCACCTATGCCCGTTCAAGCTCAGAAGCATTTGAAGTTCGTGGATACTTCACACGTGTGCAAGGGGGCACAAGATAGCCCTGGGCACTGGTTGGTGAGTGGGGCTAAGTTAGATTTGGTAAAAGGGAAGATATGTGTACATGTGAAGTTCTCTCTTCTTAATTTTAGTTCTACATGTAAATGA
- the LOC131227590 gene encoding MACPF domain-containing protein At1g14780-like isoform X2 encodes MGLKQEISQFPDSASTRTSLSTLNATKEIESAFNPMFFNSIRFIEKYGTHIVTGLSVGGQDVVFVRQNQSSNLQPSELKKHLDKLGEQLFTGTCTLSPLRLKSKEYKNKVPHAFNVFDHQPVLIDSFASLPVTKDGITVIWSKRGGDAMAQSHCEWLLTVPSMPDAINFTFIPITSLLKGVPGRGFLSHAINLYLRYKPPIADLEYFLDFQCPKMWAPIHSDLPLVRTNKATPSEALQFNLMGPKLYVNTAQVIVKRQPVTGMRLYLEGRKSNRLAIHLEHLSNIPAVLRDNNDGTLMWRGSDEIADERYFEPVQWKKFSHVCTAPVKYNPGWAHDPDTAFVVTGAQLQVLKYESKNVLHLRLLFSKVSSCGVYRSVWQQGPSDTSQKFSLLSAISTSITGFSDKEKQPPIVIVDSGVFPTGPPMPVQAQKHLKFVDTSHVCKGAQDSPGHWLVSGAKLDLVKGKICVHVKFSLLNFSSTCK; translated from the exons ATGGGTCTGAAACAAGAGATCTCTCAGTTCCCGGATTCGGCATCTACAAGAACATCTCTGTCGACGTTAAATGCGACAAAGGAGATCGAATCCGCCTTCAATCCGATGTTCTTCAATTCAATCAG GTTCATTGAAAAATATGGGACCCACATCGTCACAGGCCTGAGTGTTGGAGGGCAGGATGTAGTTTTTGTGAGACAAAATCAATCATCTAACTTGCAACCATCTGAGCTCAAGAAGCACTTAGATAAGCTTGGGGAGCAGTTGTTTACTGGGACATGCACCCTTTCCCCTCTTCGTTTGAAATCAAAGGAGTACAAAAATAAGGT TCCACATGCTTTCAATGTCTTTGATCATCAACCCGTGCTTATTGATAGCTTTGCATCCTTGCCAGTGACTAAAGAT GGAATTACGGTGATATGGTCCAAAAGAGGAGGGGATGCAATGGCCCAAAGCCACTGCGAGTGGCTCCTGACCGTCCCTTCAATGCCTGATGCTATCAACTTCACCTTCATTCCTATCACCTCTCTCCTCAAAGGCGTTCCTGGCAGAGGCTTCCTATCTCATGCCATCAACCTCTACCTACGTT ACAAGCCTCCAATAGCTGATTTAGAGTACTTCCTAGACTTCCAATGTCCCAAGATGTGGGCCCCTATTCACAGCGACCTCCCTTTGGTCCGAACAAACAAAGCTACCCCATCTGAAGCCCTCCAATTCAACTTGATGGGCCCAAAGCTATACGTCAATACGGCTCAG GTAATTGTGAAGAGACAACCCGTGACAGGAATGAGATTGTATTTGGAAGGCAGGAAATCCAACAG GTTAGCCATCCACCTTGAACATCTATCAAACATCCCGGCAGTCCTCAGAGACAATAACGACGGCACGCTGATGTGGCGCGGGTCCGATGAAATCGCCGACGAGAGGTACTTCGAACCGGTGCAATGGAAGAAATTCTCACACGTATGCACCGCACCAGTAAAATACAATCCAGGGTGGGCCCACGACCCAGACACCGCATTCGTGGTTACCGGGGCCCAACTACAGGTATTGAAGTACGAGTCGAAGAACGTGCTCCACCTACGGCTCTTGTTTTCCAAGGTATCGAGCTGCGGCGTCTATCGATCGGTCTGGCAACAAGGACCGTCGGATACCTCTCAAAAGTTTAGCTTGTTATCAGCTATTAGCACGTCCATAACTGGGTTTTCTGATAAAGAGAAGCAACCGCCTATCGTGATCGTTGATTCGGGTGTGTTCCCGACGGGCCCACCTATGCCCGTTCAAGCTCAGAAGCATTTGAAGTTCGTGGATACTTCACACGTGTGCAAGGGGGCACAAGATAGCCCTGGGCACTGGTTGGTGAGTGGGGCTAAGTTAGATTTGGTAAAAGGGAAGATATGTGTACATGTGAAGTTCTCTCTTCTTAATTTTAGTTCTACATGTAAATGA